From the Micromonospora echinospora genome, the window CCGTCCTCCCCGCCGACGGCCCGGTGCTCGTCCCCGCCAGGGGACCGCACGGTCAGCACCAGGTGCCCGAGGGCGGCGAGCCGGCCGGCGAGGGCGTGCCAGGAGTGGTCCGGCCACCGCTTCACCGCCATGCCGGCGTCGGTGACCAGCACCACCGGTGCGGCGGCCGGTCGCCGGGTCGCGGCCACCAGACCGTCGACGGTGTCCTCCCCCGCGGCGCGGGCCGACGCGGGCAGGTGCACCCGGGCCGGCGCGTCCAGGTCCGCCCGGGTGAGCAGCCCCTCGGCGTGCAGCAGGCGCAGGTAGCGGGCACCGACCGGCTCGTCCGGCGGCGGTCGCCGCCACAGGTCGGTGACGCAGCGGGCGCCGGAGGCGAGCAGCAGGTCCGGGATGCCGTCGTAGCGGGTGGTGGTGACCGCGAGGTCCGGTCGCCGCGCGGCGAGCGCCTCGACCACGGCCGCCCGCTCCGCGCCGGGCCGGCCGTGCCGGGGGGTACGGACCTCGGCCACCGCCGGGTCGACGCGGAGCAGCCCGGCACCGGGGTCGTGGGTGAGCACCCGCAGCCGGGCGTCCGGGTCGCGCCGGGCCAGGCCGTGGATCGACGGCAGCAGCATGAGCAGGTCACCGATCCCGCCGAGCAGGTCGACCACCAGGATCTCGGCGCGCCGGTCAGCCATCGTGCCGACCGAGCAGCCGCCGGTAGAGGTCCCGGTGCGCGGTGGCGACCCGGGGCCAGGCGTACCCGGCGGCCAGCGTGCGCCCCCGCTCGGCGAGCCGGCGACGCAGCGCCGGGTCGGCCAGCACCCGTCCGACGGTGCCGGCCAGCGCGTCGCTGTCCCGGCGTTCCGGGACCACCGCCACCGCGCCGCTGCGGTGCAGTCCGTCGCCGCCGTCGTCGGGCACGGTGACCACGGTCGGCCGGCCGTGGGCCAGCGCGGCGAGCAGCGCCCCGCTCTTCAGGGTCACCCCGGCGGTGAACGGCAGCACCACCACGTCGGCGGCGTGCAGGGCCGCCGAGGCGCGCTCCGGGGGCAGGTACCCGGTGAAGGTGACCGCGTCGGCCACCCCGTGACGGTGGGTCAGCGCGGTCAGCTCGTCCCGGAACGCGCGGGCCTCCGCCTCCGGCAGGGCCTGGGAGGTGAACCCGCCGGCCACCAGCAGCCGCAGCTCGGGATGCTCCCGGCGGAGCGCGGGCAGCGCCCCGATCAGGTGGCGGATCCCCTTGACCGGGTGGACGAAGCCGAAGAAGACCAGCAGCGGCGCGCCGGCGGGCAGGCCGATCTCCGCGCGCAGCCGCCGGCCGGCGGTGCTCCCGTCCGGCCGGTCGGTCACGTTCGGGGCCAACGGCACGCGCACGGTCGGCGTCCCGGTGCGGGCCCGGACGGCCACGTCGTGCCCGTCGTTGGTGACGACCACCGCCGCGCTGGCCGGCACCAGCCGCCCGGTCTCCCGGTCCCAGAGCCGGGCGCGTTCCAGCAGCGACCACAGGGGTCCGGGCAGCCAGCTGGGCACCGCCCAGGAGCCGTACTCGTGCACGGTGGTGACCAGGGGGACGGTTCCGGGCAGCCGGAACGGCAGCAGGCCGGGCAGCCCGGAGAACCGGTACGCCGAGGGGGCGAACTGGACGTGCACCAGGTCGACGCCGAGGCGGCGGACCCGCTCGGCGGCGCGGGCGGTGGCGGTGAGCCAGCGCAGAGGCGCCCGGTCGGCGGGGCGGAGCGGGACGGGGGTGACCGTCACCCCGACGTCGTCCAGCGCGCGGACCAGGTGCGCGACGTAGTCGCTGACCCCGTCGCGGTCCACCGGGGCGGGGCCGTGCGGCATGGCCACCCGGATCCGGTCGTCGCCGACCACCCTGCCTCCCCCGTAGCTCGGATGCCGCCCCAGGTACGCCCCGGACGGCACGCGGCCGACGGGGGCGGATGTCTTCCCGGCGGCCCGCCGAAAAAACCCGCCGGCCCGCCGGACGCGTGCTCCCCGGCCGGCTGGGCTGGGGCCCGGTGGGGCGGGCACGCTGCGGTGGTTGCCGGGTGCGGTGGGCTGAGGTGGTTGCAGGGTGCGTGTGGGCTGAGGTGTTGCAGGGTGCGGGCTGAGGTGGTTGCAGGGGTCCCCTCCTACCGCTTTTTGATGAGGAAGGGCCCCCTGCAACCACCCCAGCGGGCGCCGGCGTCGGCGTGCCCCCTGGCGGGAATGGTGGTGGCCTATGGTGTGCCGGTGACCGACGAGACTGCGCCCGCCGGTCCACTCGCCGGACTGCGGGTGGTGGAGCTGGCCGGCATCGGCCCCGGGCCCTTCGCCGCGATGATGCTCGCCGACCTGGGGGCGGACGTCGTCCGGGTGGACCGGGCGACCGAGGTCGACCCCGCCGCCTTCGGCACCCCCCATCCCGACCTGCTGAACCGGGGACGCCGTTCGGTGGCGGTGGACCTGAAGTCCCCCGGCGGACGTGAGGTGGTGCTGGAGCTGGTCCGGGGCGCGGACGCGCTGATCGAGGGCTTCCGCCCGGGGGTGACCGAGCGTCTCGGCGTCGGCCCGGCCGACTGCCTGGCGGTGAACCCCCGGCTGGTGTACGGGCGGATGACCGGCTGGGGGCAGGACGGTCCGAACGCCCCGCTCGCCGGGCACGACATCGGCTACCTGGCGCTGACCGGCGCGCTGCACGGGATCGGGCGGGCCGGGGAGCGCCCGGTGCCGCCGCTGAACCTCCTCGGCGACTTCGGCGGCGGCGGGATGATGTTGGCGCTGGGCGTCGTCTCCGCGCTGTACGCCGTCCGTTCCGGTGCCCGTGGGCAGGTGGTGGACGCCGCGATCGTCGACGGCGTGGCGGTGCTGAGCACCATGATCCACAGCCTGCGTGGAATGGGGATGTGGCAGGACCCGCGCGGGGTGAACCTGCTCGACGGCGGCGCCCCCTTCTACGACACGTACGAGTGCGCCGACGGGCGGTACGTCGCGGTCGGTGCGCTCGAACCGCGCTTCTACGACGAACTGGTCCGGCGTACCGGGTTTCCGCTGCCCCCGGACGAGCCGTTGGACCGGAACGACCCGGCGAACTGGCCGGCGCTGCGGCGGGCCTGGGCGCGGCTGTTCCGGACCCGCACCCGCGACGAGTGGGCCGCGCTGGTGGGCGACTCCGACGCCTGCCTGGCCCCGGTGCTCGACTGGGCGGAGGCCCCGGCTCACCCGCACATGGCCGCCCGGGAGGTCTTCGTCCGGCCTGCCGGGGTGGAGCAGCCGGCCCCCGCGCCGCGCTTCTCCGGCACTCCAACCGCGCTACGTCGGCCGCCGCCCCATCCCGGGGAACACACCGACGAGGTCCTCGCCGAGCTGGGCTACCCGCCCGACCGGGTCGACGCGCTGCGCGCCGCCGCCGCCGTCGCCTGAGGTCGACCGGTCCGGCGGGTCTCCCTGCCGCGCTGGGCTAGGCAGGTCGAGTACGGCCAGCCGCAGCGACTCCCGGTCCAGGCGCTCGGTGCCGCTCCGGGCACCGGTCGAGGTGCCGCCTCCGGGGCGGCTGGTGTGGTGCGGCCGGTCAGGCGCGACGCAGGCTGGCCCCGGGAGCCATCGCCGGCTCGACGAGGTCCCGGTAGTCACGGGGAAGCTGGGCCGCCACATCGTCGAACTCGCCGCCGGTGATCGCCTCGCGCAGGGTGACGAAGACGGCCCGGATGCCGGAGCGGGCGGCCGGGGAGTCCACGTCGGCACGCTGGCCGACCCGGGCCACGAACTCCGCCGCGCCGAACCGGTCGGCGTGCTCGGTGGTCGGGGTTTTCCGCAGCAGCAGTTGCAACGGCTTGGGTAGTTGCGCGGCGAGGTCGAGAGCCTCTCCGCCGGTCAGGCGTTCGGCCAGGGTCTCCAACGTGGCGCGGGTCAGCTCGACCGCCCGGGTGGAGGGCACTCCGGCCCGCTGGGCGACCTGGTCGACGAAGGTG encodes:
- a CDS encoding glycosyltransferase family 9 protein, with amino-acid sequence MADRRAEILVVDLLGGIGDLLMLLPSIHGLARRDPDARLRVLTHDPGAGLLRVDPAVAEVRTPRHGRPGAERAAVVEALAARRPDLAVTTTRYDGIPDLLLASGARCVTDLWRRPPPDEPVGARYLRLLHAEGLLTRADLDAPARVHLPASARAAGEDTVDGLVAATRRPAAAPVVLVTDAGMAVKRWPDHSWHALAGRLAALGHLVLTVRSPGGDEHRAVGGEDGPPGVPLPPGDLTTLAGQFAAVARRGGVVVGPDTGPLRLAAAAGAVTVGLFGPTDARRYGVGGVDLQGLPACPHRRATAITEQPCWWEARCPLDATGPACMADLGVNRVTAAVRAATRHPALVWRPPPA
- a CDS encoding glycosyltransferase, which encodes MVGDDRIRVAMPHGPAPVDRDGVSDYVAHLVRALDDVGVTVTPVPLRPADRAPLRWLTATARAAERVRRLGVDLVHVQFAPSAYRFSGLPGLLPFRLPGTVPLVTTVHEYGSWAVPSWLPGPLWSLLERARLWDRETGRLVPASAAVVVTNDGHDVAVRARTGTPTVRVPLAPNVTDRPDGSTAGRRLRAEIGLPAGAPLLVFFGFVHPVKGIRHLIGALPALRREHPELRLLVAGGFTSQALPEAEARAFRDELTALTHRHGVADAVTFTGYLPPERASAALHAADVVVLPFTAGVTLKSGALLAALAHGRPTVVTVPDDGGDGLHRSGAVAVVPERRDSDALAGTVGRVLADPALRRRLAERGRTLAAGYAWPRVATAHRDLYRRLLGRHDG
- a CDS encoding CaiB/BaiF CoA transferase family protein, encoding MTDETAPAGPLAGLRVVELAGIGPGPFAAMMLADLGADVVRVDRATEVDPAAFGTPHPDLLNRGRRSVAVDLKSPGGREVVLELVRGADALIEGFRPGVTERLGVGPADCLAVNPRLVYGRMTGWGQDGPNAPLAGHDIGYLALTGALHGIGRAGERPVPPLNLLGDFGGGGMMLALGVVSALYAVRSGARGQVVDAAIVDGVAVLSTMIHSLRGMGMWQDPRGVNLLDGGAPFYDTYECADGRYVAVGALEPRFYDELVRRTGFPLPPDEPLDRNDPANWPALRRAWARLFRTRTRDEWAALVGDSDACLAPVLDWAEAPAHPHMAAREVFVRPAGVEQPAPAPRFSGTPTALRRPPPHPGEHTDEVLAELGYPPDRVDALRAAAAVA
- a CDS encoding DUF2267 domain-containing protein, whose protein sequence is MNYDTFVDQVAQRAGVPSTRAVELTRATLETLAERLTGGEALDLAAQLPKPLQLLLRKTPTTEHADRFGAAEFVARVGQRADVDSPAARSGIRAVFVTLREAITGGEFDDVAAQLPRDYRDLVEPAMAPGASLRRA